A window of the Kazachstania africana CBS 2517 chromosome 10, complete genome genome harbors these coding sequences:
- the ERC1 gene encoding Erc1p (similar to Saccharomyces cerevisiae YHR032W; ancestral locus Anc_5.276) — translation MSKQFVYTTDERRSSVIYSTSAGKGGLLIPQDYIPSSSRDTVIDELSDENIDVETGEGPGYESLLDANNSRTLQREAEQQSYGTLENEFMEASPISRRNSVSKRLVDEERDLLIDNKLLDEETHNNQGSSSSEEEQIFARAHENEDEVTEVLDTWETVLDSGKTISTTYKREIQVITYNALPLIFTFILQNSLSLASIFSVSHLGTKELGAVTLGSMTANIMGLAAIQGLCTCLDTLCSQAYGAKNYRLVGILVQRCAVITILAFLPVMYIWWSWSEFLLSAMIPEKELCYLASRYLRITALGVPGFILFECGKRFLQCQGIFHASTIVLFVCAPLNAIMNYLFVWDKRIGIGYLGAPLSVAINYWLMAFGLLLYTVSTNHETNPLKCWNGIIKKHQVFKNWRKMFNLALPGIIMVEAEFLGFEILTIFASHINTASLGAQSIVATVASFAYQVPFSISVCTSTRVANLVGASLYKSCIITCKVSLLLSFVCSSINMFIIFNFKRQIAALFSNEEEVKLLVVSALSILAIMELFDAFNASTAGCLRGQGRQKIGGYINLFAFYCIGIPMAYLLTFVFKMGINGLWTGITCALMMMSICQGYAVFHGDWEKILLAAKLRNSETAGHR, via the coding sequence ATGTCTAAACAGTTTGTTTATACTACTGATGAAAGAAGGTCGTCCGTAATATACTCGACAAGTGCAGGAAAGGGAGGTCTTCTTATCCCACAGGATTACATACCAAGTTCATCTAGAGATACAGTCATAGATGAACTTTCAGATGAAAACATTGACGTGGAAACGGGTGAAGGACCGGGATACGAGTCTTTATTGGATGCTAACAATTCTAGGACTCTACAACGTGAGGCAGAACAACAAAGTTATGGGACTCTTGAGAATGAATTCATGGAAGCATCGCCAATTTCACGTAGGAATTCAGTATCAAAGAGACTCGTCGATGAAGAACGTGATCTGCTGattgataataaattattagacGAAGAAACGCACAATAATCAAGgttcttcatcatcagaagaagaacaaatcTTTGCCAGGGCTCATGAAAACGAAGACGAAGTGACAGAAGTACTTGACACCTGGGAAACAGTTCTAGATTCTGGGAAAACCATTAGCACTACCTATAAGAGAGAAATCCAAGTAATTACTTACAACGCATTACCACTAATTTTCACAttcattttacaaaattcGTTATCATTAgcatcaatattttctgtaTCACACCTAGGAACGAAAGAGCTAGGCGCCGTTACATTAGGCTCTATGACTGCAAATATCATGGGGCTTGCCGCAATTCAAGGGCTTTGTACATGCCTTGATACTCTTTGTTCACAAGCCTATGGAGCCAAAAACTATCGTTTAGTTGGGATCTTAGTTCAAAGATGTGCCGTCATCACAATATTGGCATTTTTACCAGTGATGTACATATGGTGGTCATGGtctgaatttttattatcaGCAATGATCCCAGAGAAGGAACTTTGCTATCTAGCATCAAGATATCTTAGAATTACCGCGTTGGGTGTTCCCGGtttcattttatttgaatgtGGTAAAAGATTTCTACAATGTCAAGGTATATTTCACGCTTCCACCATTGTTCTTTTCGTCTGCGCTCCATTGAATGCTATAATGAACTATCTTTTCGTATGGGATAAGAGAATTGGGATTGGTTATCTAGGTGCACCATTGTCTGTAGCAATCAACTACTGGCTAATGGCATTTGGTCTACTACTTTATACAGTATCCACTAACCATGAAACTAATCCACTAAAATGTTGGAATGGAATAATCAAGAAACATCAAGTTTTCAAGAATTGGCGTAAAATGTTTAATTTAGCACTACCAGGTATAATAATGGTTGAAGCCGAATTTTTaggttttgaaattttgaccATATTTGCATCGCATATCAATACAGCCTCTTTGGGTGCTCAATCAATCGTAGCTACAGTGGCCTCATTTGCATATCAAGTACCATTTTCTATCTCAGTATGCACAAGTACTCGGGTTGCAAACCTCGTGGGTGCATCCTTGTATAAAAGTTGCATTATAACATGCAAAGTATCACTACTATTGTCTTTTGTCTGCTCAAGTATCAACATgtttataatattcaattttaaaagacAAATTGCAGCTTTGTTTTCtaatgaggaagaagttAAACTCCTAGTTGTCTCTGCATTATCAATTCTAGCAATTATGGAACTTTTCGACGCATTTAATGCATCTACAGCAGGATGTTTACGTGGACAAGGAAGACAAAAGATTGGTGGATATATTAATCTATTCGCATTCTATTGTATTGGTATTCCAATGGCATATTTATTGACATTTGTCTTTAAAATGGGTATCAATGGACTATGGACAGGTATAACGTGTGcattgatgatgatgagtATATGTCAAGGATATGCAGTATTTCATGGAGATTGGGAAAAGATCTTACTTGCTGCAAAACTAAGAAATTCCGAAACTGCGGGACATCGTTAA
- the MAD3 gene encoding Mad3p (similar to Saccharomyces cerevisiae BUB1 (YGR188C) and MAD3 (YJL013C); ancestral locus Anc_5.162), with amino-acid sequence MDNMVEKGVVDFSDIEVEKENVLPLRKGRSAKRLVNVLKQRDSELEVTRASFERRLETELSTLDDPLCLFLEYMDWLHIAYPQGGNSKGSNMLHVMERCLMHCKALECYTNDPRYLTLWLNYIELFYRDSYYESKDIFVFLYRNKIGGQLSMFYEEFSNLLCEMNRYNEACYILNDGIQRGAAPTDRLRSKFNETKLQLDESTISLPNNHLNIFEDSGQPTILNRNRNDILNASNMKIRHSQSTTVETPIYKDNQEFTLTNSIHLDAQANFELKASRNKENKRSVGVLKPESNVGTIPQFDDEGPVTTSKTKFIFNDDLGRNGPIYYINTIVGQKSEKIDCNIKLLHAKTNEEYSVEQLLALSRNVYKKSLKRSNESDLAPIKRSRINHI; translated from the coding sequence ATGGATAATATGGTCGAAAAGGGAGTTGTTGACTTCAGTGACATCGAGGTTGAGAAGGAAAATGTGTTACCGTTAAGGAAGGGTAGATCTGCCAAACGGTTAGTGAATGTTTTGAAACAGCGAGATTCTGAATTAGAAGTTACTCGAGCTAGTTTTGAAAGGAGGTTAGAAACTGAGTTATCCACACTCGATGACCCCTTATGTCTGTTCTTGGAATACATGGATTGGCTACATATTGCATACCCGCAAGGGGGAAACTCCAAGGGAAGCAATATGTTACATGTCATGGAACGATGTCTCATGCATTGTAAGGCTTTGGAATGTTATACCAACGATCCCAGATACTTAACGCTTTGGCTGAATTACATAGAGCTGTTTTATCGTGACAGTTATTATGAATCAAAGGATATTTTCGTGTTTCTGTACAGAAATAAAATTGGTGGACAACTTTCGATGTTTTACGAGGAGTTTTCCAACCTCTTATGTGAAATGAATCGCTATAACGAAGCCTGTTATATCTTAAATGATGGTATACAAAGAGGAGCTGCCCCTACAGATCGTTTgagatcaaaatttaacGAAACGAAACTTCAACTAGATGAATCAACTATTTCACTTCCAAATAACCACTTAAATATTTTCGAAGACAGCGGTCAACCAACCATTTTAAACCGCAATAGAAATGATATACTGAATGCTAGTAATATGAAAATACGGCATTCACAGTCAACAACTGTTGAAACTCCTATCTACAAGGATAATCAAGAATTTACTttaacaaattcaattcacCTGGATGCACAGGCAAATTTCGAGTTGAAAGCTTcaagaaacaaagaaaataaaagatcTGTAGGTGTGTTGAAACCGGAAAGCAATGTGGGGACTATCCCCCAATTTGATGACGAAGGGCCTGTAACCACCAGTAAAACAAAATTCATATTTAACGATGACCTAGGGAGAAATGGACCCATTTATTACATTAATACAATCGTGGGACAAAAATCGGAAAAGATCGATTGTAACATTAAATTGTTACATGCAAAAACCAATGAAGAATATTCAGTAGAACAATTACTGGCACTTTCTAGAAATGTCTATAAAAAATCCTTGAAACGGTCAAATGAATCTGACTTGGCACCTATAAAGCGCTCAAGGATCAATCATATTTGA
- the TPH3 gene encoding Tph3p (similar to Saccharomyces cerevisiae YJL016W; ancestral locus Anc_5.164) — MGLLQTLRKPVLLKKQQLTVPQVQSSISEGSVSSSSTFESGTLSTPTSSSPSTSAFSNRSAVFQETPAEVYRALKPILTLLENQSSKLYYEWPSDEKQVDENWTININDQIKPVKKLKLANNELIFELNDGKKLQLPLIDHDSSMGTFKYESNYIVFLTSPSVTLVCDNINYVSTLKRLISLSIFEHFSLFKSATGTFLSTVGLHIPDMHVVLNSEFNFKDWCEIYVEGQGWIRAWCHINRKRSSKFGLSSPQKNERKGKYQIKFYKDNKSTSPSSQSNLICYIPDSNNVEDVFFYNLRSSLLEPTNFVDNTNHIKLLGEIFFNQECNLNDISSRKSFSPKRSVSTASIKSSSSSSQNKSSFKVNKKGLLIRPIPHNGISHIETFIRFIIPIFDVTRKYGRPNHFKSSRNDMDSLMFGLPKLPHLDYFQHEDIKTLLSREYCYTGGEDLLSFSMNWCKNALNEYIN, encoded by the coding sequence ATGGGTCTTCTACAAACGCTGAGGAAACCTGTTTTGCTTAAGAAACAACAACTGACTGTTCCTCAAGTgcaatcttcaatttctgaaGGGTCAGTCTCTAGCTCAAGTACTTTTGAATCAGGAACTCTGTCTACCCCTACCTCTTCAAGTCCGTCTACATCAGCTTTTTCCAATCGTTCTGCAGTTTTCCAAGAAACTCCTGCCGAAGTTTATCGTGCTTTAAAACCAATCCTAACGCTTTTAGAAAATCAAAGTAGTAAATTGTACTATGAATGGCCTTCAGATGAAAAACAGGTAGATGAAAACTGGACTATTAATATCAATGACCAAATTAAACcagtaaaaaaattgaaattggctaataatgaattaatttttgaattgaatgatggCAAGAAACTCCAATTACCATTAATTGACCATGATTCTTCAATGGGAACCTTCAAGTATGAAAGTAATTATATAGTATTCCTCACTTCTCCGTCTGTAACTTTAGTTTGtgataatattaattaCGTGTCGACATTGAAAAGGTTGATATCACTCTCGATCTTTGAACATTTTTCACTGTTTAAATCTGCCACTGGTACATTTCTTTCGACAGTAGGCTTACACATTCCCGATATGCATGTAGTATTAAATTCAgaatttaatttcaaagattggTGTGAAATTTACGTAGAAGGTCAAGGATGGATAAGAGCCTGGTGCCATATCAATAGAAAAAGATCTTCAAAGTTTGGGTTGTCTTCTCctcaaaaaaatgaaagaaaggGTAAATACCAAATTAAATTCTAcaaagataataaatcgACGTCTCCGTCATCACAATCTAACTTAATTTGCTACATACCTGATTCAAATAACGTTGAGGATGTCTTCTTCTATAACCTTCGATCATCGTTATTGGAGCCTACCAATTTTGTGGATAATACTAATCACATTAAACTGCTAggtgaaattttcttcaatcaaGAATGcaatttaaatgatatatCAAGTAGAAAGTCGTTTTCACCGAAAAGAAGCGTGTCGACTGCCTCAATAAAatcctcttcatcatcctctcaaaataaatcttcatttaaaGTCAATAAAAAAGGTCTCCTGATAAGGCCAATTCCACATAATGGTATATCACACATAGAAACatttattagatttattattccaatttttgatgtGACTAGAAAATACGGTCGCCCGAATCATTTCAAGAGCTCAAGGAACGACATGGATTCCTTGATGTTTGGCCTTCCAAAATTGCCACATCTGGATTACTTTCAGCATGAGGATATCAAGACTCTTCTCTCTAGAGAATATTGTTATACGGGCGGCGAAGACCTTTTGTCGTTTTCTATGAATTGGTGTAAGAATGCCCTGaatgaatatatcaatTAA
- the MPS3 gene encoding Mps3p (similar to Saccharomyces cerevisiae MPS3 (YJL019W); ancestral locus Anc_5.165), protein MDAGSAERSQNSIRDKYRDLLSQRLNESVKRTEDDDSDDESYEPNNSEGYEFESEDDEDYSMVEDPDKSFIQDNGDYEDTGLYSTEEDDAYYYDDDDEEEEEEEYRQPWFKSWGSWLLIFLFFSLLFKQWGWNTETGSLQSVGSMKSIQRQINHLYNELNSRDLKQKNELDNKLKIVISQFEKNIKKLLPSNVLNYQSEIDKLNKKVNSLSQQEVTLENVTEWQKELINQLKENLPNEIPVMVNNSSSVLVIPELHTYLSEIISNLVQNNVPPKMLEYDLNNYIREILTNEFQYVEKNYFINELEHKLQRNKLEIWNEIQNNLETWKNDQNSYKESSSPQYSTIFLKRLINEIYNVNQHQWDDDLDFATWSQGTKLIKHLTSPVYSKGNRLPSTELLSDSKYISSSTYWQCPNDKCSLALRFSKPLHLTKISYLHGRFKNNLHMMSSAPKLISMYIKLANQNGSKKLIHIAKKFDMGQVYRKDSTYIRVATYRYNLANDKIKQDFALPKWFIEFKPLIKSVLFQVEENHGNKDYVSLRKFIINGVLEEDLQILRNDQLELRFNRNTPEYSAQSEEDLLTHQQPKLITNSHIPSFGQDELDIA, encoded by the coding sequence ATGGATGCTGGGAGTGCTGAACGTTCGCAAAATTCTATAAGGGATAAGTACAGAGACCTTTTGTCTCAGAGGTTGAATGAGTCTGTAAAGAGAACTGAAGACGATGATAGTGATGACGAGTCATATGAACCTAATAATAGTGAAGGTTACGAATTTGAATCGGAGGATGACGAGGATTATTCGATGGTTGAAGACCCAGATAAGAGTTTCATACAAGACAACGGGGATTACGAAGATACTGGACTCTATAGCACCGAAGAGGATGACGCCTATTattatgatgatgatgatgaagaagaagaagaagaagaatatcgTCAACCATGGTTTAAATCGTGGGGTTCATGgttattaatatttttattcttttcattactCTTCAAACAATGGGGTTGGAATACAGAGACTGGTTCCTTACAGTCAGTGGGGTCTATGAAAAGTATCCAAAGACaaataaatcatctttataATGAATTGAACTCAAGAGAtttgaaacagaaaaatgagttagataataaattaaagattgtaatttctcaatttgagaaaaatattaaaaagcTGTTACCTTCGAATGTATTAAACTATCAATcagaaattgataaattgaataagaaAGTGAATTCATTATCTCAACAAGAAGTCACACTGGAAAATGTCACTGAATGGCAAAAGGAATTAATAAACcaattgaaggaaaatttACCTAACGAAATACCAGTAATGGTaaataattcatcttctgtACTGGTAATTCCTGAATTACACACATATCTGTCGGAAATTATCTCCAATCTAGTCCAAAATAACGTTCCTCCTAAGATGTTGGAATACgatttgaataattatATAAGAGAGATTCTAACTAATGAGTTCCAATAcgtagaaaaaaattacttcATAAATGAATTGGAACACAAATTGCAAAGAAATAAACTAGAAATTTGgaatgaaattcaaaataatttagAAACATGGAAAAATGATCAAAACTCATATAAagaatcatcatcaccacAGTATTCTACAATATTTCTCAAGAGATTAATTAACGAAATTTATAACGTCAATCAACATCAGTGGGATGATGACTTAGACTTTGCTACGTGGTCCCAAGGTACTAAATTGATCAAACATTTAACTTCTCCTGTTTATTCCAAAGGGAACAGATTGCCTTCGACGGAGTTGCTATCGGATTCCAAATACATCTCTTCGTCAACATACTGGCAATGCCCCAACGACAAATGCAGTTTGGCACTTAGATTCAGTAAACCGTTACATTTGACCAAAATCTCGTACCTTCATGGCCGTTTCAAAAATAACTTACACATGATGAGTTCAGCACCAAAATTAATTTCGATGTATATCAAACTAGCCAACCAAAATGGTagcaagaaattgattcatatagccaaaaaatttgatatgGGTCAAGTTTATCGTAAAGATAGTACATATATTAGAGTGGCGACATACCGTTACAATTTAGCcaatgataaaattaaacAAGATTTTGCTTTACCAAAATGGTTCATCGAATTTAAACCTTTAATCAAATCAGTGCTTTTCCAGGTCGAGGAAAACCACGGCAACAAAGATTATGTTTCCTTAAGAAAGTTCATTATCAATGGTGTACTAGAAGAGGatttacaaattttgagaaacGATCAACTTGAACTAAGATTTAACCGTAACACGCCAGAATACTCGGCTCAatctgaagaagatttatTGACTCATCAACAGCCGAAGCTAATTACTAACAGCCACATACCATCCTTCGGGCAAGACGAATTGGATATTGCATGA
- the BBC1 gene encoding Bbc1p (similar to Saccharomyces cerevisiae BBC1 (YJL020C); ancestral locus Anc_5.170): MSEPSVPFEVIAQYAYQSEYEDDLNFDKNQIIKVTSVEDDEWYLGEFTDDDGQLLSGIFPKSFVVIHKGETKQEHTSSLPGATEISPAAPAPVPVPVPAPAPLKEALKPHEDEFVPMPKQTEFETSKPSVQRPANVPEPVNRLTDLGNNEMEEDLPKMSLKERIAMLQEQQRIQAEKDREEEERKKQQQQQHHHHHRHHHEDVEELTATNAGPSEETQEYENEKEVEPLLQKPQQQEESESTSSEEIEEPKELEEEDQSDQKDEEEDESEEEEEEEENSEEARKKALRERMARLAGAGRFGGPVGFNPFGAPAPPPAEPKKSKKKKHPSHQEEPQLPQAVPVMPFADPNAVSFLNKKATQAEGSEIVQEDDDIEEKRKSIISASSEHKIQDEHHDLPLPHEEDLSPVHAPVDLVGKIDVANEEDSSSSSSSSSSSSSSSGKAPPMPPLPVRHQDSIEEEEPQVGHHHHAGGEKGLYQQPPPPPPPVSRLPELPEAIVLPSTMDTEHELPEVPKPPSIPATMPAMPAMPPVPSSIPPSQPLGTPFADIPTPPVRYEKEAEEQYPIRKAAPPPPPPVPVPTSPTQLPKAPPIPPIAPAIPSVPGAPPIPFSPPPPPVGAPVPPASHEPLSKTSTNNSMMMAKSLKRTLTSALTISESVKNMKINLNAKDTWFLEEKGIPPELQILKLKFNIEKDDIEIERRRKDESVWLYRSFYYLFETLSYLEVSVIFQVSNPHETVKLVSTSFVENSIDEIGNSHLAEFYNNQIAEGADHLINKDVSNTFVSELVGNLGVDVVKPISNRTFGVAILNHKVGEPLDSKAVEAVRPGDILVIRKGKFEKHHELVTLGEKESYVAIITAYDNSKDKFKVIEEKEGVARQTSYKIGNMKNGKLKVFRVVSKAYIGW, encoded by the coding sequence ATGAGTGAACCTAGTGTGCCGTTCGAGGTAATTGCACAGTATGCGTACCAGTCAGAATATGAGGACGATTTGAATTTCGATaagaatcaaataattaaaGTCACATCGGTGGAAGACGACGAATGGTATCTTGGTGAATTTACTGACGATGACGGGCAACTATTGAGTGGTATATTCCCAAAGAGTTTCGTAGTGATTCATAAGGGGGAAACAAAACAGGAACATACAAGCTCTTTGCCAGGAGCAACCGAAATTTCACCTGCTGCACCTGCTCCTGTTCCTGTTCCTGTTCCTGCACCTGCTCCTCTGAAAGAAGCATTGAAACCTCATGAGGATGAGTTTGTACCAATGCCTAAGCAGACAGAGTTCGAAACGAGCAAACCATCCGTTCAGAGGCCTGCAAATGTGCCTGAACCAGTCAATAGATTAACGGATCTTggaaataatgaaatggaagaagatCTGCCAAAAATGTctttaaaagaaagaattgcAATGTTACAAGAACAGCAACGTATTCAAGCTGAGAAAGATagggaagaagaagaaagaaagaaacagcagcagcagcagcaccatcatcatcatcgcCACCACCATGAAGATGTAGAGGAACTTACCGCTACGAATGCTGGTCCAAGCGAAGAAACACAGGAATacgaaaatgaaaaagaggTTGAACCTCTCTTACAGAAGCCTCAACAGCAAGAAGAGAGTGAGTCTACTTCTAGTgaggaaattgaagaacCAAAGGAATTGGAAGAAGAGGACCAAAGCGATCAAAAAGATGAGGAGGAAGACGAGAGtgaggaagaggaagaggagGAGGAAAACTCTGAAGAAGCTCGTAAAAAAGCATTAAGGGAGAGAATGGCAAGGTTAGCAGGAGCTGGTAGATTTGGAGGCCCTGTAGGCTTTAATCCGTTCGGTGCTCCAGCGCCTCCACCAGCAGAACCTAAAAAGtctaagaagaagaagcatcCATCTCATCAAGAAGAGCCTCAACTTCCTCAAGCGGTTCCTGTTATGCCATTTGCAGACCCTAATGCAGTCTCATTTTTAAACAAAAAAGCTACTCAAGCTGAGGGCTCAGAAATTGTACAAGAGGACGATGACATTGAGgaaaagaggaaaagtATCATAAGTGCAAGTTCTGAGCATAAGATTCAGGACGAACATCATGATCTTCCATTGCCGCACGAAGAAGATTTATCACCAGTGCATGCTCCTGTAGACCTTGTAGGCAAGATTGATGTCGCAAATGAAGAggattcatcatcatcatcatcatcatcatcatcatcatcatcatcatcaggTAAGGCTCCACCAATGCCACCACTACCTGTTAGGCATCAAGACTCAattgaggaagaagaaccACAGGTTGGTCACCATCACCATGCGGGTGGAGAAAAAGGGCTGTACCAGCAACCACCTCCTCCTCCACCTCCAGTATCCCGCCTACCAGAGCTTCCAGAAGCTATCGTACTTCCTTCTACAATGGATACAGAGCATGAGTTACCCGAAGTGCCAAAGCCACCATCTATTCCAGCGACTATGCCAGCTATGCCAGCCATGCCTCCAGTTCCTTCATCAATCCCACCTTCGCAACCTTTAGGCACACCATTTGCTGATATCCCTACTCCACCTGTTAGATACGAAAAAGAGGCAGAAGAGCAATATCCTATTAGAAAGGCCgcaccaccaccaccacctcCAGTACCAGTGCCAACCTCCCCAACTCAATTACCAAAGGCACCGCCCATCCCTCCAATTGCTCCAGCAATTCCATCCGTTCCAGGAGCCCCACCTATTCCTTTCTCACCCCCTCCTCCTCCAGTTGGAGCTCCTGTTCCACCTGCCTCACATGAACCTCTGTCTAAAACATCAACAAATAACTCAATGATGATGGCAAAATCGTTAAAGAGAACTCTTACGTCAGCATTGACTATCTCAGAGTCCgtaaaaaatatgaaaataaatctaaATGCTAAAGATACCTGGTTCTTGGAAGAGAAAGGTATTCCTCCGGAGTTgcaaatcttgaaattgaaattcaacattgaaaaagatgacattgaaattgaaaggaGACGTAAAGATGAAAGTGTCTGGTTATATCGTTCATTTTATTACCTTTTCGAAACATTGTCATATTTGGAAGTTTCAGTTATTTTCCAGGTCTCGAACCCTCACGAAACTGTCAAACTAGTTAGTACCAGTTTTGTAGAGAACTCGATAGATGAGATTGGTAACTCTCATCTTGCAGAATTTTACAATAATCAAATAGCGGAGGGAGCCGACCACTTAATCAACAAGGATGTATCAAATACTTTTGTAAGTGAACTTGTGGGAAATCTCGGCGTTGACGTTGTTAAACCAATTAGTAACCGTACCTTTGGCGTCGCTATATTGAATCACAAAGTTGGAGAACCACTTGACTCGAAAGCTGTGGAAGCGGTGAGACCCGGTGACATCTTGGTTATCAGGAAAGGGAAGTTTGAAAAACATCACGAACTTGTGACTTTAGGTGAAAAAGAGAGTTACGTTGCTATTATCACCGCTTATGATAACAGTAAAGATAAGTTTAAAGTTATTGAGGAGAAAGAGGGAGTTGCTAGACAAACTAGCTATAAAATCGGAAACATGAAGAACGGTAAATTAAAAGTATTCAGAGTCGTATCAAAAGCCTACATTGGCTGGTAA
- the PET130 gene encoding Pet130p (similar to Saccharomyces cerevisiae PET130 (YJL023C); ancestral locus Anc_5.172), with translation MKLTLKKVGEKALCPGIDSVHLITSIDQKPKGVCGPVLRYVSSNRLYSKESSIYKSSYFQLRYYPPNHFISIFRKSKPAVNIRFQHGVSFLSGSSRYLQELYAQRKSIVPSSFAVWRRTLTVKIKDIFVDEWYKLGGTKSVDEANKLGEEAFMKQDGSNIAKDGVYMFQIFNYPDPSNMDRFEEEIRKALGMVAKKSWNELFKSQAKNKNWVEEVNGKLNIGMLNAALRFERVPYRLIRKT, from the coding sequence ATGAAACTTACATTAAAGAAAGTGGGTGAAAAGGCATTATGTCCAGGAATTGATTCCGTACATTTAATAACTTCGATAGATCAGAAACCAAAAGGTGTTTGTGGACCAGTGTTAAGATATGTAAGTTCGAATAGATTGTATTCTAAAGAATCTAGCATTTATAAATCATCATATTTCCAATTAAGATACTATCCACCAAACCATTTTATCTCAATATTTAGGAAATCGAAACCTGCAGTAAATATCAGATTTCAGCATGGGGTGTCATTTTTATCTGGTTCATCTAGATATTTACAGGAGTTGTACGCTCAGCGGAAATCGATAGTACCTTCATCTTTCGCAGTTTGGAGAAGAACGTTGACTGTCAAGATAAAGGATATATTCGTTGATGAATGGTATAAATTAGGTGGTACCAAATCTGTTGATGAGGCAAACAAGTTGGGGGAAGAAGCCTTCATGAAACAAGATGGCTCAAACATTGCTAAAGATGGAGTTTACATGTTCCAGATATTCAATTATCCTGACCCAAGTAATATGGacagatttgaagaagagatCAGGAAAGCACTTGGTATGGTGGCGAAAAAGTCTTGGAATGAGCTATTTAAGTCACAAGCcaagaataaaaattgGGTTGAGGAGGTCAATGGTAAGCTAAACATTGGTATGTTAAATGCTGCGCTACGTTTTGAAAGAGTACCATATAGATTAATAAGGAAAACCTAA
- the LSO1 gene encoding Lso1p (similar to Saccharomyces cerevisiae YGR169C-A and YJR005C-A; ancestral locus Anc_5.173) — MHKSGKRYSETAAKVAAGRARKNKQAYEKRKLEREALELEEAKKWEQGTRQPNRKKLEQEEKRNAKVQAKKEREALLAMEEEELGKGGKGRRV; from the coding sequence aTGCATAAATCAGGTAAGAGATATTCGGAAACCGCAGCTAAAGTAGCTGCAGGCAGGGCCAGAAAGAATAAACAAGCTTATGAGAAGAGAAAGCTTGAAAGAGAAGCTCTGGAACTTGAAGAGGCTAAGAAATGGGAACAGGGTACGAGACAACCAAACAGAAAGAAGCTTGAACAAGAAGAGAAGCGCAATGCTAAGGTCCAAGCCAAGAAGGAGCGTGAAGCCCTTCTGGCcatggaagaagaagaactcGGGAAGGGTGGTAAAGGTAGACGGgtttaa